In Oncorhynchus masou masou isolate Uvic2021 chromosome 28, UVic_Omas_1.1, whole genome shotgun sequence, the DNA window GTCTACGCCCATTctgcatcgttcacaccctcttaagccttaccccacccatctctttaaggattcacgtgaggccatgtgctaaacagagtgagtacggtagtgtactaaacaaccaaagatttcaagactaaagtctggtttatactacgtctatcgacatgtctgtagacagttgtcgcagtgacatgaacattctattgtcgcccgacatcaaacttgtcgttgtcgttatgaaaaagtataaacacaaaaacgacaggctgcatgacatcagcagcctggtggtccaaaatGGAATAtctggtgtattttaacaccaataaatCCATCCAGTCAATCTAGCAAACGAGGCAACTTTCTAAACGATGTTTTTTGTTTCTTGCTAGCGAGTCAGCcagataacgttagctagctaacagtatgctttaactttcaatgaaaacgactttctttaaaaaaaaagctgtgttagacaggattacctacacatactgagcagctcatgttagaCAGAAGcgtggcagaccaatccaaactcctctccaggcatgtccagcccatccattatgcCAGTGTTAGGAATATTATGAAtaaatgactaaacaatatcctcattttaaatagaactgaaactaagtaaacttatactctgttttattatatctgattaacaatataaGTTCGTAAGAAGGGATTATGTGGCAtgaacaaggagtaattaaatataaagaacaccattccaaactAGTCTGGAGAGGAATGGGTTGTGGGTTAAGTAAGCAGATAGGTTAACGATcctatggttgaaccgacaaaacttagctctggggtgttttagataaggcagtgagtgcattcctaggttttctgttaattagaactgtcagctaagtggtaATCAATAATGGTGAGGGGTCAAGAGTTAATatagttgtgttgtgtgtgtatgtgtgttagtgaGTTGGAATGAACTTTTAAACTCACAACATTCTCGGTCGGGAGGAGGGGATACATTCTagaagcaatgaaatgacgtcatgttttgtatataaactgttgttcgTGGATTCATGagagcgcgctccgagaataaatccTATTATCCATTTTTTGATGAGACTGGtctctattttatgcaaataagaatcTTAGAAATTCTCATCAAATAGACTAAAtgaattcaattaatgaaaacatattggaAATAATTTAATTACTTTAACAgccagccaatcatggctagcgggaaagGTCCCatctttttccgtggctaaaaCAACTAGTCTCGTAattttaacaattgtattcatatttacagatggcatacaagtttgttattaaggcacatgtaagttcacatgttccagaaggcatttctgccaaaaaataacgcattttgataaaaaatacAAATTTGGGTttaaaatgcctctcctgtgaagtagtgatgtgcaACATACGGCTAGTTTCTTCAAACGAGCCACATACTGGCGCTAGGCTTAGGCAGTACCCAGATTGTCATACTTTTTATACTGACCGTGTGCCATCCTGGGATATACGGTAATACCGGCACTGAACACGATCACTATTTTCAAACCCCACAGTCTCTGTAATCCATAGATTAGCAATGCTAAAAGGTAAAATGCTAACTAAATGCTAGCGAGAGCCTTGTGAACATATTATATGGTGTTTGACCTAAACTATTTCCAGGACAGATACCCTAAGTCCGTACTGTAATTAGATCTTACACCTGGCGCTTGCTGCACAACACTGAGTGACTCGCAAAGCTCTGATCTGTCGTCGTTGTGAGCTTGTAAACACCACGTGACTCTTGACTaccggtaagcttcataatgaaaaATCATGACAGGTGAAATGAACGCGATCTTCTTTATCTGCTAATGTATtgacaagttgactgcaggtatttactttaAAAGCAGCTACAAATATTCACATtcattaaaacacttcaaataaaTAGTTTCAACGGTATTGACAGTATTAAAAAAACAATCCCATGGCTATTTCCACATTTCCCCTGGTATGTGGCATATATGGTAAACACTGGACCATAAGGAGTACTGTCACTTATATGTAAATTAGAGTTTGGAGCAGGATGCCTTTTAACTACTATCACAAGGAATCTTATATCCTGGTCGGTTAGACCCGCTATCCTTGTGCATCTTATATCCTGGTCTATTCGCTTTGCCATCACGTTACATTTGCAtgtgacaaatgtttttattttgatttataaataaatatttatttaacatttatttaactacaATGGGTAagttagttgagaacaaattctaatttacaatgttggcgtaccccggccaaaccctaattggacgacactgggccaattgtgcgccgccctatgggactccctgtcacggccggttgtgatacagcctggaatcgaaccagggtcagTGGTGTCTTACACCGCTGCGCTACTCGGGAGCCCCATATGGGGAACCAGTATAAATTACAAGACTGGCGCTAAGTGGACTTTAATTTGAGGGGATTTGAAGGGGTTGAAGGTGGTTCTGAAGCTGAGATACAGTGGGTGTTTTCACAATTTGTTGTGACCCCCCCCATCCCCTTTTAAGAGCTCAAACTTAATTTCAAGGGACATTCCTGTTTAAATGATCGTAGGGTACCGACTGGCTGATTCCCTGCAGGAGGTGGAACTTCTTCTAAAAACCCCTGATGCTTCTGTTCCTTAGAGGACCCCCCTCTACAGTTGTCAACAAAGTTAAATGATTTTCCAATCGTTTGCTTATATATTTAAATAGCGTTTATACTGGGGTATGATACCGTGCTACGCCACTGCTTAGAACTTAAGTATAACTATAAGAAATCTAAGATGTCAAATAAATTATATgcagctcagggctccagctgTGCATTTGGTTTACTAACTTGTTAGCTAAGTTGCTAGATGTCAAAATCAAGCctcttggttacagcagagactgAATGAATgagtgacatttttatttttgtgtcaAATCGCCAGTTGGCAACCCATCCCTTACGGGATTAATTGACACACAAATAAACATTACAAACattcaatcccctcctggatcaagatccctgttgcCTAAATAGTAGTATTTTAAATATAATTTAAGAAATAGTGCCCCTTGTGTGCACATTGTGTAATACCGTATACCCCAGTATGGTACAGAAACTGTATGAAAATGTGGATACCGTCCAACCCCATTCTGGATGATGATTGCATAATACTGTTGGTCACAGGGTAGAATAAGGAAAGTAGACCCACCAGTCCAACAACTCTATGTCAATCATGGGACCTCGCTGGAAGTGTATGTGTGCctcgtacctccctccctcttatcATGTCAGAGCAGCCTGTGCTGCTCCTTATCGGTCCCATGTCCCAGAATGTCTTATAGAACTTACCCAGACCGGATGTGGTGCTTCAATGCTCGTCTAATGCCCCAGTCAAGGCCCAAAGCTGCCAGTTCAAGGCATAGCAGTCATTAGGTCATGATCATTGCCTTGAAATCTTACACACAGACAATAGTCTTGGGCATCATGTTTGCAATGTTACATTGTTCAGATACAAGACCAGAAATTACTTGTAGAGATAATTGTGACAAGTCTGTATGGTATATAATCtacaccaccgttcaaaagtttggggtcacttagaaatgtccttgtttttgtcaatttttaaaataacatcaaattgatcggtAATACAGTGTAGActgctaatgttgtaaattactattgtagctggaaacggcatttttaatggaatatctacataggcgtacaaaggccattatcagcaaccatcacccctgtgttccaatggcacgttgtgttagctaattcaagtttatcattttaaaaggctaattggtcattagaaaacccttttgcaattatgttagcacagcagaaaactgtagttctgattaaagaagcaataaaactggccttctttagactagttgggtatctgaagcatcagcatttgtggattcgattacaggctcaaaatggccagaaacaaagaactatTCCTtgtgagaaaatgccaagaaactgaagatctgtgtactactctcttcaaagaacagcacaaactggctctaaccagaatagaaagaggaatgggaggccccagtgcacaactgagcaagaggacaagtacattagtgtttagtttgagaaacaggtgcctcacaagtcctcaattggcagcttcattaaatagtacccgcaaaacaccagtctcaacgtcaacagtgaagagccgactccgggatgctggagagttcctctgtccagtgtctgtgttcttttgcccatcttttctttttattggccagtctgagatatggctttttctttgcaactctgcctagaaggcctgcatcccggagtcgcttctTCAACCCACAAGTGCTgaagctccagatactcaactagacagtttattgcttctttaatcaggacaacagttttcaggtgtgctaacataattgcaaaagggttttcaattagcctttttaaaatttaaacttggattagctaacacaacgtaccattggaacacaggagtgatggtggctgataatgggcctctgtatctAATATAATTATTGTATAggttttttaatatattttttacaaatatcaaccccccctccccccgcccCACATAATACCCCTCTGGTTTTAGCCTCTAAAAGTATACAGACGTTTGAGAGCTGTTGAAGGTACTACTCAACAATGTACATGCACTGTAATGTGTGATTATTACACTGTACTTGCCTATGTTATTTCCATGTAAATACCTACATGCCTTGTCGAACATTGAGTGTTCATGGTAATTTTGAAATGGGTTTGCCTATAGTTGTGTTTATATAGTTTAGGCCAGAGGAGAAACTCCATTGACCGGTCATCTTACCTGCACCTCTTTGTTTGTCCGTCAGATCTTCGATGTTGGGGAGAGTCTGATGGTCCCAGATGAGTTCACCGCCGAGGAGAAGAAGACTGGGATGTGGTGGCGACACCTAGTGGCTGGAGGGGCAGCTGGCGCCGTGTCTCGAACCTGCACAGCACCTCTGGACCGGCTCAAAGTGCTCATGCAGGTAAGGACACTTCCTTTGAGAAGATATGTCAAGAACTGACCTCACGCAAAAGGGACAAGAACTCGGTTCTTTGTATTCACAATGCAAGTGAACCCGGATCCCCTTTAATGAATCGCTTCTTAGTTCACTTTAACTTTAAACAGCCAGTCAGGATTTTGTCTCGCGTTAAAAACAAACTTGAGACCCTACTTCTACACTAAACAGTAGTAATATCACGTATCTATGTGTTAGTCCTATAGACGGGTGCGTGCGCAACTATGGAGCAAAACAGACTGGTTTGAAAGCATAAATatatttgcacaatgagcacttgtctcgCTTACgtcgttacagttgttggttagttagctagtgaatttttgccatattagcatggatgtgacatcagtcaaaacacctcaaaacaacaTATGATATTAAGAACAAGATGAAATTAACCACCTACGATTCCctacatggcagcttcttgtcgtTGTTGCTAGCTTtcaggccatccagaatcacaacaacacagaCTTCTGATGTTGTCAATTAACCCATCTATGGCAGAGAGCCAATTACATAAGGTCTGTCCTTAGGACACCATTTCTGCTAGCAAGTGCAATTCCACTGATATGATGCAGCAGTGATTGAGACAGATGGGTGACATGGCATAGTAGGAGGCAGAGTTCAGCTTTCTCACGTTTCATTTTTTATTCAACCTTATTTATCCAGGTAGTGTCATTGGgataaaatctatttttcaagagTGACCTGGTCCAACCGAGACAGCAGCAGGGGGGAACAATGTTTCAGACAAATATCCGACGTAACAACTTTGACATATACGCCATAAACAAATTATAGATGTAGACAAATATACATTATAATTACATACCCAGATCAATCCCTAAGGCCCGAGCACACCCTCGGGTTGTAACGTGATTGGGTGGGTGAGCGCCAATGCGAGGGAATGTTCATGTGTGTCTGTTGGTCAATGATGTCAGCAACGCTTGTGTGTTCCACCAGCAGAAGCAGACTGGCCTAGATAACAGCTCGGATTTTGTCCCTCTTTCTCAATCTGTTCATCCCTCGGTTTTTCACTCACATCTAGTTTTTTTATGAGCAGAGAGGGAAATTCTCATTCATTATAGCATAAGCAGGGTAAGTACAATAACGGCAAAAGACATGTTAATATGAACAATGTTATAAGGATGTGAAGTTGCATCTAGTTCCTCCCTGTTACAATGCAGTTCAATAACTTGAGTTCATAGTCAACGTGGTGATTTGAAAAATGTGAATTTTGTGTTGACTAAATAAATAGTCTCTCGGCTTGGTCTCCAGGTTCACGCCACCCGTACCAACAGCATGTGCATCGCCGGCGGCTTCACCCACATGATCCGTGAGGGCGGCGTGAGGTCGCTGTGGCGAGGCAATGGCATGAACGTCATCAAGATTGCCCCCGAGTCGGCCATCAAGTTCATGGCTTATGAGCAGGTAAACCTATCGTTCAGCACCCTTACTTTGACATGACGGGACCCTTTCTAGTGTTGTCAATTGAAGCCAATGAAAGATGTGGTATCAACAGCTCTGTAGTGTACTGTCCTTCTGGCAAAAAATGACTCCTTCAGACTCTGTCAAGAAACATACTCAGAGGGAAAATGTTAAGCAACTGTCACTTACCAAGTTTGTCTTAACTAGGTCCTCATGTCCTAGTTGTTCAGAACTGACACTAACAATAGTTGTTGTTGTCCAGATCAAACGGTTGATAGGCAGCAACCAGGAGACCCTGGGCATCCTGGAGAGGTTTGTGGCTGGATCCCTGGCTGGAGCCATCGCTCAGAGCAGCATCTACCCCATGGAGGTGTTAAAGACCCGCCTAGCCCTGAGGAAGACGGGACAGTTCTCTGGCATCGCTGACTGTGCCAAACACATCTTCCGGAAGGAGGGCATGGCCGCCTTCTACAAGGGCTACATTCCCAACTTGATAGGCATCATCCCCTACGCTGGCATTGACCTGGCTGTCTACGAGGTGGGTGTGAGTGAATGGAGGGAATTGAAAGGAAGTTGTTAAATACTGTTAGTCTCACTGTCATCTCTTGCTACCACACATCTACTTTCTCTACAACTAACCTCATTGTATATTTCTTTCattgtctcctccctccatccagactCTGAAGAACTCGTGGCTGCAGCGCTACGCCACAGACAGTGCAGACCCCGGGGTGTTTGTCCTTTTAGCCTGCGGTACCACTTCCAGCACCTGTGGCCAGCTGGCTAGCTACCCCCTGGCCCTGGTCAGGACCCGCATGCAGGCACAAGGTACGCCCTCTGCCCATTTCTATTTGGAGTTTCATTAGATCACTTGCATAGAATTAATTGGTGACAGTGTTGGTTCATGGACCAACCATAATCGGTGGTACAATGGAATGTGTTAATCGGGGatgcataatatatatatattagttgcCATATCAGGTAGTTGTTGacattctgagatttccatacccaactacaacgttttctgtcaagatagaactgccaaagggggaggagttagcctgcaaagttctgtcatactttccaggtctatgcccaaacagtttgagcttctaattttaaaaattaatctctccagaaatgtcTCTCGGTGTGCCCTGgtcaccatatgtgaattgattgcccccaatcaatcttcagagttcgttctgttaggtgacctaaactgggataagcttaacaccccggcagtcctacaatctaaacttgatgccctcaatctcacacaaattatcaaggaaccaaccaggtacaaccctaaatccgtaaacatgggcacccacatagatattatcctgaccaacttgccctccaaatacacctctgctgttttcaatcgggatctcagcgatcactgcctcattgcctgcatccactatgggtccgcggtcaaatgaccaccccctCATCagtgtcaaacgctccctaaatcacttctgcaagcaggcctttctaactGACCTGGCCCCTGTCAGTGGAGGATGCCTGgccgttctttaaaagtaatttcctcagcatcttaacttcttgacgctacccatcccttaagcgggataattgtcatcagcaaccgctgaatagcatagcgcctcagtcaaataatattactaaaaatattaatattcatgaactcacaagtgcaatattgcaaaacacagcttagccttttgttaatccatctgtcgtctcagattttgaaattatgctttacagcgaaagcaatccaagcgtttgtaagTTTATCAATcacatgacaaaacattaagtacacttagcatcaggtagcttggtcacgaaaatcagaaaagcaatcaaattaatcatttacctttgatcttcggatgttttcactcccgagactcccagttacacaaaaaatgtttccttttgttccataaagactatttttatatccaaaatacctccatttgtttggcgcattatgttcagaaatccacaggaaagagcagtcacgacaacgcagacaaattccaaataatatccgtaatgtccaTAGACATTACGGAcattataatcaatcctcagattgtttttaaaatatataatcgataatatatcaactgctaatgtctttcacagtaggagagggaaaagcaatacctatccaaactctgttgcgcgtgCAAAacttatcgttctggctcatttttcaaaataaaagcctgaaactatgtctgaacaCTGTTGACACAtcgaggaagcgataggaaaaggaatctggttgatatccctttaaataagcatgcccctttcaaaaaaatgtagaagaaagaacagatatagcccttggttcactccagaactgactgccctcgaccagcacaaaaacatcctgtggcggactgcactagcaccgaatagtccccgcgatatgcaacttttcagggaagtcaggaaccaatatacacagggagttaggaaagcaaaggctagcttcttcaaaaagaaatttgcatcctgtagctctcactccaaaaagttctgggatactgtaaagtccatggagaataagagcaccacctcccagctgcccactgcgctgaggctaggtaacactgtcacctccaataaatctacgataatcgagaatttcatgaatgctttcctcctggctaccccaaccccggtcaacagctccgCACCTCccacagctacttgcccaagcctccccagcttctccttcacccaaatccagatagctgatgttctgaaagagctgcaaaacctggacccgtacaaatcagctgggctagacaatctggaccctctctttctaaaattatccgcctcCATTGTTGGAACCCCTATTATCAGTCTGCTCAACCTCTCTTtagtatcgtccgagatccctaaagattggaaagcttccgcgatcatccctctcttcaaagaGGATGACACTCtaaacccaaactgttatagacctatatctatcgtgccctgcctttctaaagtcttcgaaagccaagttaataacagatcactgaccatttcgaatcccaccgtaccttctccactgtgcaatccggttttcgAACTAGTCactggtgcacctcagccacgctcaaggtactaaacgatatcataaccgccatcgataaaagacagtactgtgcagccgtcttcatcgacctggccaaaagctttcgactctgtcaatccccGTATTCTttgactcaacagccttggtttctcaaatgactgcctcgcttggttcaccaactacttctcagacagagttcagtgtgtcaagtcAGAGGGcttgttgtccgggcctctggcagtctctatgggggtaccacagggttcaattctcgggccgactcttttctctgtatatatcaacgatgccGCTCTTGCTACGGATGATTCCCTGAtgcacctctacgcagacgacaccattctg includes these proteins:
- the slc25a25b gene encoding calcium-binding mitochondrial carrier protein SCaMC-2-B isoform X4, encoding MLCVCLCVPFPNSEHTEFEYFESNGLPAELKSLFKLSIFLPSQEFSTYRNWRKKIVKAGDKDLDGQLDFEEFVHYLRDHEKKLRLVFKSLDKKNDGHIDSQEIMQSLRDLGVNISEQQAEKILKRIRKGLVWAPIMYMDKNGTMTIDWNEWRDYHLLHPADNIPEIILYWKHSTIFDVGESLMVPDEFTAEEKKTGMWWRHLVAGGAAGAVSRTCTAPLDRLKVLMQVHATRTNSMCIAGGFTHMIREGGVRSLWRGNGMNVIKIAPESAIKFMAYEQIKRLIGSNQETLGILERFVAGSLAGAIAQSSIYPMEVLKTRLALRKTGQFSGIADCAKHIFRKEGMAAFYKGYIPNLIGIIPYAGIDLAVYETLKNSWLQRYATDSADPGVFVLLACGTTSSTCGQLASYPLALVRTRMQAQATIEGGPQMTMSGLFKHIVKTEGVFGLYRGLAPNFMKVIPAVSISYVVYENLKISLGVVSR
- the slc25a25b gene encoding calcium-binding mitochondrial carrier protein SCaMC-2-B isoform X5 → MLCVCLCVPFPNSEHTEFEYFESNGLPAELKSLFKLSIFLPSQEFSTYRNWRKKIVKAGDKDLDGQLDFEEFVHYLRDHEKKLRLVFKSLDKKNDGHIDSQEIMQSLRDLGVNISEQQAEKILKSMDKNGTMTIDWNEWRDYHLLHPADNIPEIILYWKHSTIFDVGESLMVPDEFTAEEKKTGMWWRHLVAGGAAGAVSRTCTAPLDRLKVLMQVHATRTNSMCIAGGFTHMIREGGVRSLWRGNGMNVIKIAPESAIKFMAYEQIKRLIGSNQETLGILERFVAGSLAGAIAQSSIYPMEVLKTRLALRKTGQFSGIADCAKHIFRKEGMAAFYKGYIPNLIGIIPYAGIDLAVYETLKNSWLQRYATDSADPGVFVLLACGTTSSTCGQLASYPLALVRTRMQAQATIEGGPQMTMSGLFKHIVKTEGVFGLYRGLAPNFMKVIPAVSISYVVYENLKISLGVVSR